The Antarcticibacterium flavum genome contains the following window.
GGAAAACCCAGGTTTGCCATGGTGGCTATGATCATCCCCTCAGTAGGTAACCTCCTGCTTGATTATATTCTTATTTACGTGCTCGATATGGGAATGGAAGGTGCTGCCTGGGCCTCCACTATGTCCTATTTGTTATGTTTTGGATATGTATTATGGTTCTTCCTCTCGAGAAATTCTGAACTTAAGATCAATTTTAAATCATTTGGGCTCGACCGCTCCATCTCTGCAGAGATCGCTTCTCTTGGCTTTGTAACCCTTGCAAGACAGGCTGTGGTAAGTATTGTATACCTACTTATGAATAATATATTATTTGAACTGGGAGGAGAAGACTCTGTTACCGTATATGGGATAATAGCCCGCATGTTAATGTTTGCCCTTTTCCCTGTATTGGGAATGACCCAGGGGTTCCTGCCTATTGCCGGTTACAACTATGGGGCTCAGCTCTGGGACAGGGTCAAAAGAAGTATAGTTACCGCAATACTATATGCCAGTATCCTGGGGCTCCTGGTTTTTGCAGGCATTATGGTATTTGCTGAAGAGATTGTAAGCATTTTTACCACCAATCCTGTGATCATCTCTCAAACTCCCAATGCCATGCGATGGGTGTTTGCAGCTACACCAATTGTAGCATTACAATTAATTGGATCTGCCTATTTTCAGGCCATAGGAAAAGCCACCCCGGCACTTTTATTAACACTTACAAGACAGGGTTTTTTCTTTATTCCGCTGGTGCTCGTGTTGCCGCTCTACCTGGGGGAGCTAGGGGTTTGGATCTCCTTTCCACTGGCCGACCTGCTTTCCACGCTGGTGACGGGTTTTTTTCTTCGGAAGGAAATAAAGCAGAAGCTGGACACAGGATCAGGTTAATATTTTTCTGCTGAAGGAAATTCCTATCTTTGTAAAGGGAGCAACGGCCTGCACATGAAAATTATGAGGACGGGCTGCACCCCTTCCGAAGCATTTTAAAGTATCATTGCTTTTAACCAAGGATCTGTAACTGCAAGCAGACATTAAATAGAGAAACGTGCTGGAATATTATCAATACTTAAAGGCTTTACATCTAATTTTTGTTATCACCTGGTTTGCCGGGCTTTTTTATATTCCTCGATTATTTGTTTATCATATAGAAGCTGCAGATAAGAAGGAACCGGAACGCTCTATCCTCACCACCCAGCTTAAAATGATGACCAGGCGGTTGTGGTACATCATCACCTGGCCCTCGGCTATCCTCGCAACGGGTTTTGCTTTATGGTTGCTTGTATTAATGCCTTTTTGGCTGGAGCAGGACTGGATGCTGGTGAAATTGGGTTTCGTGGTATTGTTATTTATCTATCATTTCAAGTGCCACCTCATTTTCAAAGAATTCCAGCAAGATGTTATTAAATGGACCTCCAATGGAATGAGGTTGTTTAATGAAGGTGCAACGATCATTCTTTTTGCAGTGATCTTTCTTGTGATATTGCGAAATGCCCTGGATTGGATCTATGGAGTAATAGGGATTATATTGCTTTCTGTTATTTTAATGCTTGGCTTTAAGATGTATCAAAGAATCAGGTCAGGAAATCCTAATGCATAAGATGGTGTGATAATTGATTAATGCTGGCTAAATCATTAAAAATTTAAATGAGGCTTATCAAACTTTCCCTTAGAAACAGAATTTTCATTTCCATGATCCTGTTGGTTTTGGGTGCTTCAATTTTGATCGTGGGGGTGACTGTTTATCAATATAAACAAGAGAGTGAAGCCTATCACCGGGAACGTTTGGAAAGAAAGGAGCAGGCCATAAGGGAAAACATAAAATTTGTTCTGGCCAGCACGACTCATGTGGTGAATACTCAAAATTTACCTGTGATCATGAAAGACCGGCAAAAGATCCATGAGATCTCCCAGGTTCATGATATGCAACTCAATATCTATGATCTTTCGGGTAAATTGCTCATCCAGTCCAACGAATCTTTCTTTCGTGACACCTCAAATGATCAAATCCCTCCCCAGGTCCTCAAAGAACTTGAATCTTCTTCAAGAAAAAGATATTTAAGAAGGAGCGAGGTAAACGGTCAGGTTTTCCAGTCCTCCTACTCCTATTTAAATGATAACCAGTTCAAGCCGCTGGCTATACTTTATCTTCCCTACCTGCAGGATGATGAATTACTTCAAAAGGACCTTAATGATTTCCTTATGAAAATGGCTGAGGTCTATTTATTCATGTTGGTCCTGGCTATCCTGCTGTCCTATTTCCTGTCAAAATACATTACCAAATCCCTGAAAATGGTTTCTGAGAAGATCGTGGAAACCCGGCTTGACAAAAAGAACCAAAAGATCGAGATCGAGAACGCATCTGAAGAAATATATACCCTGGTGGCTGCCTATAACAGTATGATCGATGATCTTGAAGAAAGTGCTGTGAAACTGGCCACAGGTGAGCGGGAGCAGGCGTGGCGGGAAATGGCAAAACAGGTAGCACATGAGATCAAGAACCCGCTTACCCCCATGAGGCTAAGTGTACAAAGCTTCCAGAGAAATTTTGACCCCAATGATCCTGAAATTAAGATGAAGGTTGAGGAATATAGCAATACCCTCATTCATCAAATTGATACAATGAGTGCCATAGCATCTGCCTTTTCCAATTTCGCCAAAATGCCTGCGCAGCAAAATGAGATCCTTAATGTTCCAAAGATAGTAAAGCTGGCTTTGGATATTTTTAATGAAGAATATATCATCTTCTCTACAGAAAAAGAGGAGATCCTGGCAAAATTTGATCGCACCCAGCTCATTAGGGTTGTGACAAATCTGGTTAAAAATGCCACCCAGGCCCTGCAGGATATACCAGATCCTAAAATCCTTGTGAGAGTAGAGGAGGTAGAGGATATGGTGAGTATAACCGTAAGTGATAACGGCGTAGGTATAGCCGAAGAGAATAAAGAAAAGGTTTTTGAGCCTAAGTTCACTACCAAATCCAGTGGGATGGGTCTTGGACTTGCAATGGTTAAGAACCTTGTAGAGACCTATGGAGGTAGTATCACATTTACTTCAAAAAGAAATAAAGGGACTATCTTTACTGTAAAGTTTCCTAAATAAACCATTAGTTGCCCTATAAGAAGCAGCCTAAGAAGTTTTGTCTAACCAAAAATAACCGATATGAAATTTGAGAATGTACTTGAGGAGAAAAATGATGGCATTTTAACCATTACTATAAACAGGCCTTCCAAGCTAAACGCATTAAATAAACAAACTATTGAAGAGCTTCACCAGGCCTTTACAGATGCTGAACTGGATGATGAAGTTAAGGTTATCATTTTAACAGGTAGTGGTGAGAAAGCATTCGTTGCGGGAGCAGATATAAGCGAGTTTGCCAATTTCTCTACTGAAGAAGGAAAGGAACTGGCGGCAAGGGGACAGGAAAAACTTTTTGATTTGGTAGCCAATTTCCCAAAGCCGGTAATCGCGGCGGTGAATGGTTTTGCGCTTGGCGGCGGACTTGAACTTGCGATGGCTGCTCATTTTCGAATTGCAAGTGAAACAGCAAAGATGGGATTACCTGAAGTTTCACTGGGAGTTATTCCGGGATATGGCGGGACCCAACGACTACCACAACTGGTAGGTAAGGGAAGGGCTATGGAAATGATCATGACAGCAGGAATGATAGATTCCAGCCAGGCCCTGCAGTATAACCTTGTGAACCACGTTACTACCCCAGAGGAGCTGCTGGAATTTACAGAAAATATAGCACGCAGGATCCTTAAGAATTCCCTGGTCGCAATAAGTGCAGCTATTAAAGCCGTGAACGCCAATTATGAAGATGGGGTAAACGGGTTTGACCGGGAAATCGAAGAATTTGGAAACTCCTTTGGCACAGCCGATTTCAAGGAGGGCACGAGCGCGTTTTTGAGCAAAAGAAAAGCCGATTTTCCCGGAAAATAGATTTTATATTACAAATTTTAAATCATTGGTATCCTATTTATATAGTGTGAATATACATTTAACCTTACTATGTATAGTCTAAGGTCAAGTCAACCTCAATATGTGGCTGGTTTTGAATCTAAAATAGTTTATGGAAATCCAAGCTATTTAGAATTGGGTAAAGCAATGTTTTCCATTGAAGTAGATTTTAGTCCAGGTTCTATATTCTAGCAGCGGAAGCGGTCTAGGTTTTTTAACCAGACATCAATGAATTAAATATGGAATATTTCCTTTTATAAGGATATATTCCATATTTTTGTTTTATGAGCAATGGAGATGAAATAATAAAAGGCAGGGGAGCACAGTTGAATGTAGGGAACAGGTTTGATGCTCATAGCCACGAACTGCGGGATGATTTCCTCAATTATTGTGCAGTAGAAGGGGAAGAGGCCAGGGCGTCGGGAACGACCTTAACAGACACTTTTCCTAAGACCATTGTAAATAAGGTCACCAGTCCCGATATACGAATGGGTTATTCCCTTAATCCCTACCAGGGCTGTGAGCATGGATGTGTATACTGCTATGCGAGGAATTCTCATGAGTACTGGGGTTATAGTGCAGGCCTGGATTTTGAGCAAAAGATCCTTGTTAAGAGGAATGCCGTGGCGCTGCTGGAAAAGAAACTGCGCAGCAAGAGCTGGGAGGCAGAGCCTATAGTACTTTCAGGAAATACAGATTGTTACCAGCCTATAGAAAAAAAGCTGGAGATCACCCGTAGCTTATTGCAGTGCTTTTTGAAGTACAAACATCCAGTAGGTATAATTACCAAGAATGCATTAGTACAGCGGGATATGGATATATTAAAAGAGTTGGCTGCAGATAACCTGGTGCAGGTGAATATTTCTATTACCTCCCTTGAAGAGACTACCCGCAGGTTACTGGAGCCTCGCACTGCCAGTGTGAAAAAACGCCTGGAAACCGTAAGAAAACTTTCTGAGGCCAATATACCGGTAAGTGTGATGATGGCACCCATCATTCCCGGGATCAACAGTCATGAGATCCTACCTTTGGTAAAAGCGATCTCAGAAAATGGCGCTCAAGGAGTGGGTTATACAATGGTTCGGTTAAATGGAGCCATAGGAGGAATTTTTACAGACTGGATAAAAAAAGCCATGCCTCACCGGGCAGAAAAGGTACTGCACCAAATAGCGGAATGCCACGGTGGGAATTTGAATGACAGCCGCTTTGGCAGGAGGATGAAAGGAGAAGGTAACATAGCAGAACAAGTGGAACAACAGTTTCGAATTGCAAGAAAGAAGTATTTTAAGGATAAGGGTATAATGCCTTTGAATTGTGAACTTCACAGGGAGTATAAGGATGGGCAAATGAAATTGTTCTAGGAATACCGGTGGATTTGGCCAGTGAGGCTTTGCTATAGTTTCGTTAATGCCGTGTCATTTATACTAATATTTTTTATCTTTAAAAAAAAGTAAATATGAGAATGAATAGATTTTTTGTGTGGGTATTGGTGATGACAAGTATGGGATTCATGTCCTGCAGCAGTGATGATGATGCTACTCCTGTGGCTACTCTTACCATGGAAGCGAGGCCTGTAATTACCAGCGAAACTTCTTCACCCAGTGTAGTGGGCGGTGCAAACCTGCTGGAGGCACAAATAAGATTAAGAGATATTGGAGTAATCAAAGCCGGCGAGAGTACCGGTAGCAGGACCCTTTTTGGTGATGGGAGTGTACGTCAAATCCCGCTTCTCAATAGTGGGTTACCGGCCCAGCCTACGCAGGTAGGATCTGCCCAGCTTGAACAAGGTAATTATGATAGGGTCACTCTAAGACTTGACAGGGGTCAACAACTCCCCGCAGCCGATCCTATGAATAACCGCTCACTTTCCATCTCGGGGACAGTGAATAATATGCTGCTTATGATACATACAGATGTGGAGGAAATTATTACCAGGACCCTACAGGGAGGGGCACTTAACCTGGCCACAAATGAACGAATTTTTTTAAATATCAATATAAATACCCTCTTTACCGGGATAGATCTTACCACTGCAATGGACGGTAATGGGGATGGCACTATTGAAATTGAACCATCCAACATAGATGAGAACCGTAGCCTCTATACCAGAATGGTA
Protein-coding sequences here:
- a CDS encoding MATE family efflux transporter encodes the protein MAGNDAAVLGKEPIGKLLIGQAVPASVGILVMSLNILVDTIFVGNWIGSIAIAAINVVLPVSFFIAALGMAIGIGGSSVISRALGAGNRARAQRTFGNQITWTLLLTIGMVIVGLYFRDSLIPAFGGKGDIFEPARIYYTIVLYGVPFLALCMMGNTVIRAEGKPRFAMVAMIIPSVGNLLLDYILIYVLDMGMEGAAWASTMSYLLCFGYVLWFFLSRNSELKINFKSFGLDRSISAEIASLGFVTLARQAVVSIVYLLMNNILFELGGEDSVTVYGIIARMLMFALFPVLGMTQGFLPIAGYNYGAQLWDRVKRSIVTAILYASILGLLVFAGIMVFAEEIVSIFTTNPVIISQTPNAMRWVFAATPIVALQLIGSAYFQAIGKATPALLLTLTRQGFFFIPLVLVLPLYLGELGVWISFPLADLLSTLVTGFFLRKEIKQKLDTGSG
- a CDS encoding CopD family protein, which encodes MEYYQYLKALHLIFVITWFAGLFYIPRLFVYHIEAADKKEPERSILTTQLKMMTRRLWYIITWPSAILATGFALWLLVLMPFWLEQDWMLVKLGFVVLLFIYHFKCHLIFKEFQQDVIKWTSNGMRLFNEGATIILFAVIFLVILRNALDWIYGVIGIILLSVILMLGFKMYQRIRSGNPNA
- a CDS encoding sensor histidine kinase, with product MRLIKLSLRNRIFISMILLVLGASILIVGVTVYQYKQESEAYHRERLERKEQAIRENIKFVLASTTHVVNTQNLPVIMKDRQKIHEISQVHDMQLNIYDLSGKLLIQSNESFFRDTSNDQIPPQVLKELESSSRKRYLRRSEVNGQVFQSSYSYLNDNQFKPLAILYLPYLQDDELLQKDLNDFLMKMAEVYLFMLVLAILLSYFLSKYITKSLKMVSEKIVETRLDKKNQKIEIENASEEIYTLVAAYNSMIDDLEESAVKLATGEREQAWREMAKQVAHEIKNPLTPMRLSVQSFQRNFDPNDPEIKMKVEEYSNTLIHQIDTMSAIASAFSNFAKMPAQQNEILNVPKIVKLALDIFNEEYIIFSTEKEEILAKFDRTQLIRVVTNLVKNATQALQDIPDPKILVRVEEVEDMVSITVSDNGVGIAEENKEKVFEPKFTTKSSGMGLGLAMVKNLVETYGGSITFTSKRNKGTIFTVKFPK
- a CDS encoding enoyl-CoA hydratase/isomerase family protein, with amino-acid sequence MKFENVLEEKNDGILTITINRPSKLNALNKQTIEELHQAFTDAELDDEVKVIILTGSGEKAFVAGADISEFANFSTEEGKELAARGQEKLFDLVANFPKPVIAAVNGFALGGGLELAMAAHFRIASETAKMGLPEVSLGVIPGYGGTQRLPQLVGKGRAMEMIMTAGMIDSSQALQYNLVNHVTTPEELLEFTENIARRILKNSLVAISAAIKAVNANYEDGVNGFDREIEEFGNSFGTADFKEGTSAFLSKRKADFPGK
- a CDS encoding PA0069 family radical SAM protein produces the protein MSNGDEIIKGRGAQLNVGNRFDAHSHELRDDFLNYCAVEGEEARASGTTLTDTFPKTIVNKVTSPDIRMGYSLNPYQGCEHGCVYCYARNSHEYWGYSAGLDFEQKILVKRNAVALLEKKLRSKSWEAEPIVLSGNTDCYQPIEKKLEITRSLLQCFLKYKHPVGIITKNALVQRDMDILKELAADNLVQVNISITSLEETTRRLLEPRTASVKKRLETVRKLSEANIPVSVMMAPIIPGINSHEILPLVKAISENGAQGVGYTMVRLNGAIGGIFTDWIKKAMPHRAEKVLHQIAECHGGNLNDSRFGRRMKGEGNIAEQVEQQFRIARKKYFKDKGIMPLNCELHREYKDGQMKLF